In one window of Alphaproteobacteria bacterium DNA:
- a CDS encoding DUF5681 domain-containing protein, which translates to MTEELNPDRSTGEDAPDAIGYRHPPTSTRFKKGHSGNPKGRPKGRKNGLP; encoded by the coding sequence ATGACAGAAGAACTGAACCCCGATCGGAGCACGGGAGAGGACGCTCCAGACGCTATCGGCTATCGCCATCCGCCCACATCAACACGCTTCAAAAAGGGCCACAGCGGTAACCCAAAGGGAAGACCCAAGGGCCGCAAAAATGGGCTGCCCTAG